One region of Corvus hawaiiensis isolate bCorHaw1 chromosome 12, bCorHaw1.pri.cur, whole genome shotgun sequence genomic DNA includes:
- the CNEP1R1 gene encoding nuclear envelope phosphatase-regulatory subunit 1, which yields MNSLDQAEDLKAFERRLTEYIACLQPATGRWRMILIVVSVCTATGAWNWLIDPETQKVSFFTSLWNHPFFTISCITLIGLFFAGIHKRVVAPSIIAARCRTVLAEYNMSCDDTGKLILKPRPHVQ from the exons atGAACTCCCTGGACCAGGCTGAGG ATCTCAAAGCTTTTGAAAGAAGACTTACTGAATACATTGCATGTTTGCAACCAGCTACAGGACGTTGGAGAA TGATTTTGATAGTGGTATCAGTCTGCACAGCAACTGGGGCTTGGAACTGGTTAATAGACCCAGAGACACAAAAG GTATCATTTTTCACATCACTTTGGAATCACCCATTTTTCACAATTAGCTGTATTACCCTAATAGGCTTGTTCTTTGCTGGAATACATAAAAGAGTGGTGGCACCATCAAT TATAGCAGCCCGATGTCGAACTGTTCTGGCAGAATATAATATGTCCTGTGATGAT actggaaaattaattttgaaaccTAGGCCTCATGTTCAATAA
- the HEATR3 gene encoding HEAT repeat-containing protein 3 isoform X2: MEAGVNLLLQLQHPSAEVREYACASISKLLQQKHVIPAFVQRDVVRCLGPLLMDHSLAVRETAAGALRNLSACGGFDVCDDMVTNDIMTPLVALLKECSTGLDANQLSPKKCRGINKNYIEDIANEAINLLWNICECNNTALYIFNKEGCLEAVLHYMKKFATNVDLAISVANCLQAVTEDNPDLLSSFNASAQQVLETVMLCPESTMKHILLRTLIAGTIWNIKDTIPPGSLGSTVNAILKIFSESLAIDAGETIIHMNEAEKTRLKFAVEAEAEENMNDITENCVLSEDDNMEEIPKGKLRRENDVSDLLPSDKWELKEVTALLTAQQTALEIIVNMCCSEDPSDDEWEELSSSDESDLFMENSYNEGSGLLLSPLCLSDEVNSAFLNNLIPKKILEKTAFPNSVALDICMHNPSWKPLIKKLNTVQCRALTCLQSILLVSDLDCLGGASALQSLAQHLSQLIFSKTELPTDTEFLEAVTSALRALLQTMASKNISQCMTPEQLLALCEAGIQSSNASVRVNVVSILGIFGSVLAKGQDTAETLKMIGKFLLEVAMKESSLVVAGEALDALFDVFADGKEAEKAALQIKLLPTLKEFQPVFRMRMRKEGKGQYSTDQLCVLDNVKMNLRRFIAYQETLGKTPT, encoded by the exons ATGGAAGCTGGTGTAAACCTCCTTCTACAG ctgcagcatccGAGTGCTGAAGTGAGAGAGTATGCCTGTGCCAGTATTTCCAAGCTGTTGCAGCAGAAGCACGTCATCCCAGCCTTTGTGCAGAGGGACGTGGTGCGCTGTTTGGGGCCGTTGCTGATGGATCACAGTTTAGCTGTTCGGGAGACAGCTGCAGGAGCTCTCCG AAATCTAAGTGCTTGTGGAGGATTTGATGTCTGTGATGATATGGTGACAAACGACATCATGACACCCCTGGTTGCACTTTTGAAAGAG TGCAGCACTGGACTAGATGCTAACCAGCTCTCTCCAAAGAAATGCAgaggaataaacaaaaattatattGAAGACATAGCCAATGAGGCTATTAATTTGCTGTGGAATATATG TGAATGCAACAATACTGCCCTATACATATTCAATAAAGAAGGATGTCTGGAGGCTGTGTTACATTACATGAAGAAATTTGCCACAAATGTGGATCTGGCTATTTCAGTAG CAAACTGCTTGCAGGCAGTGACGGAAGATAATCCAGatcttctttcttcatttaaCGCTTCTGCACAACAAGTACTGGAAACAGTGATGTTGTGTCCAGAGAGCACCATGAAGCACATCCTTCTGAGAACACTGATAGCAG GCACTATCTGGAATATAAAGGATACCATTCCACCAGGCAGCCTGGGAAGCACGGTTAATGCAATCCTGAAGATATTTTCAGAATCATTGGCAATAGACGCTGGTGAAACAATTATTCATATGAATGAAGCTGAAAAAACCAGGTTAAAATTTGCTGTGGAAGCAGAAGCTGAGGAAAACATGAATGATATTACAGAAAACTGTGTTTTGAGTGAAGATGATAACATGGAAGAAATACCAAAAGGAAAactcagaagagaaaatgacGTTTCGGATTTACTTCCG tcTGATAAGTGGGAACTGAAAGAAGTGACAGCTTTACTGACGGCTCAGCAGACTGCTCTGGAAATCATTGTTAATATGTGCTGCAGTGAAG ATCCTTCCGATGACGAGTGGGAGGAACTCTCCAGCAGTGATGAGAGTGACTTGTTCATGGAAAACTCATACAACGAGGGGAGTGGGCTATTGCTGTCACCCCTGTGCCTCTCTGATGAGGTTAACTCAGCATTTCTGAACAACCTCATTCCAAAGAAG aTTCTTGAAAAAACTGCTTTTCCGAACAGTGTTGCTCTAGACATCTGTATGCACAATCCGTCTTGGAAACCATTAATTAAAAA acTGAATACAGTGCAGTGTAGAGCTTTAACGTGTCTTCAGAGCATTTTGTTGGTGTCAGATTTGGATTGTCTTGGGGGAGCTTCAGCACTTCAGTCCCTTGCACAGCATCTCTCACAGCTGATCTTTTCTAAAACAG AACTCcctacagacacagaattcctggaAGCTGTAACCAGTGCTTTGAGGGCTCTCCTACAAACAATGGCATCAAAGAACATCTCCCAG TGTATGACTCCTGAGCAGCTATTGGCTTTGTGTGAGGCTGGTATTCAAAGCAGCAATGCCAGTGTTAGAGTGAACGTGGTGAGCATCCTTGGAATTTTTGGCAGTGTCCTGGCAAAAGGACAAGATACAGCTGAAACACTGAAG aTGATTGGAAAATTTCTTCTTGAGGTTGCTATGAAGGAATCTTCTCTTGTGGTAGCAGGGGAAGCCTTGGATGCACTTTTTGATGTATTTGCAGATGgtaaagaagcagaaaaggcggCGTTACAGATAAAGTTGCTTCCAACTCTGAAGGAATTTCAGCCAGTGTTCAGAATGAGG ATGCGAAAAGAAGGCAAAGGACAATATAGTACAGATCAACTGTGTGTTCTTGACAATGTGAAGATGAATTTGAGAAGATTCATTGCATATCAGGAGACATTAGGGAAAACCCCAACTTGA
- the HEATR3 gene encoding HEAT repeat-containing protein 3 isoform X1, which yields MGKSRARRFRRAPRAPADPAQQRDGERGPEEEAAAELLEKLQHPSAEVREYACASISKLLQQKHVIPAFVQRDVVRCLGPLLMDHSLAVRETAAGALRNLSACGGFDVCDDMVTNDIMTPLVALLKECSTGLDANQLSPKKCRGINKNYIEDIANEAINLLWNICECNNTALYIFNKEGCLEAVLHYMKKFATNVDLAISVANCLQAVTEDNPDLLSSFNASAQQVLETVMLCPESTMKHILLRTLIAGTIWNIKDTIPPGSLGSTVNAILKIFSESLAIDAGETIIHMNEAEKTRLKFAVEAEAEENMNDITENCVLSEDDNMEEIPKGKLRRENDVSDLLPSDKWELKEVTALLTAQQTALEIIVNMCCSEDPSDDEWEELSSSDESDLFMENSYNEGSGLLLSPLCLSDEVNSAFLNNLIPKKILEKTAFPNSVALDICMHNPSWKPLIKKLNTVQCRALTCLQSILLVSDLDCLGGASALQSLAQHLSQLIFSKTELPTDTEFLEAVTSALRALLQTMASKNISQCMTPEQLLALCEAGIQSSNASVRVNVVSILGIFGSVLAKGQDTAETLKMIGKFLLEVAMKESSLVVAGEALDALFDVFADGKEAEKAALQIKLLPTLKEFQPVFRMRMRKEGKGQYSTDQLCVLDNVKMNLRRFIAYQETLGKTPT from the exons ATGGGCAAGAGCCGGGCGCGGCGGTTCCGCAGGGCGCCCCGAGCCCCCGCCGACCCCGCGCAGCAGCGCGACGGCGAGCGCGGCCccgaggaggaggcggcggcggagctgctggagaag ctgcagcatccGAGTGCTGAAGTGAGAGAGTATGCCTGTGCCAGTATTTCCAAGCTGTTGCAGCAGAAGCACGTCATCCCAGCCTTTGTGCAGAGGGACGTGGTGCGCTGTTTGGGGCCGTTGCTGATGGATCACAGTTTAGCTGTTCGGGAGACAGCTGCAGGAGCTCTCCG AAATCTAAGTGCTTGTGGAGGATTTGATGTCTGTGATGATATGGTGACAAACGACATCATGACACCCCTGGTTGCACTTTTGAAAGAG TGCAGCACTGGACTAGATGCTAACCAGCTCTCTCCAAAGAAATGCAgaggaataaacaaaaattatattGAAGACATAGCCAATGAGGCTATTAATTTGCTGTGGAATATATG TGAATGCAACAATACTGCCCTATACATATTCAATAAAGAAGGATGTCTGGAGGCTGTGTTACATTACATGAAGAAATTTGCCACAAATGTGGATCTGGCTATTTCAGTAG CAAACTGCTTGCAGGCAGTGACGGAAGATAATCCAGatcttctttcttcatttaaCGCTTCTGCACAACAAGTACTGGAAACAGTGATGTTGTGTCCAGAGAGCACCATGAAGCACATCCTTCTGAGAACACTGATAGCAG GCACTATCTGGAATATAAAGGATACCATTCCACCAGGCAGCCTGGGAAGCACGGTTAATGCAATCCTGAAGATATTTTCAGAATCATTGGCAATAGACGCTGGTGAAACAATTATTCATATGAATGAAGCTGAAAAAACCAGGTTAAAATTTGCTGTGGAAGCAGAAGCTGAGGAAAACATGAATGATATTACAGAAAACTGTGTTTTGAGTGAAGATGATAACATGGAAGAAATACCAAAAGGAAAactcagaagagaaaatgacGTTTCGGATTTACTTCCG tcTGATAAGTGGGAACTGAAAGAAGTGACAGCTTTACTGACGGCTCAGCAGACTGCTCTGGAAATCATTGTTAATATGTGCTGCAGTGAAG ATCCTTCCGATGACGAGTGGGAGGAACTCTCCAGCAGTGATGAGAGTGACTTGTTCATGGAAAACTCATACAACGAGGGGAGTGGGCTATTGCTGTCACCCCTGTGCCTCTCTGATGAGGTTAACTCAGCATTTCTGAACAACCTCATTCCAAAGAAG aTTCTTGAAAAAACTGCTTTTCCGAACAGTGTTGCTCTAGACATCTGTATGCACAATCCGTCTTGGAAACCATTAATTAAAAA acTGAATACAGTGCAGTGTAGAGCTTTAACGTGTCTTCAGAGCATTTTGTTGGTGTCAGATTTGGATTGTCTTGGGGGAGCTTCAGCACTTCAGTCCCTTGCACAGCATCTCTCACAGCTGATCTTTTCTAAAACAG AACTCcctacagacacagaattcctggaAGCTGTAACCAGTGCTTTGAGGGCTCTCCTACAAACAATGGCATCAAAGAACATCTCCCAG TGTATGACTCCTGAGCAGCTATTGGCTTTGTGTGAGGCTGGTATTCAAAGCAGCAATGCCAGTGTTAGAGTGAACGTGGTGAGCATCCTTGGAATTTTTGGCAGTGTCCTGGCAAAAGGACAAGATACAGCTGAAACACTGAAG aTGATTGGAAAATTTCTTCTTGAGGTTGCTATGAAGGAATCTTCTCTTGTGGTAGCAGGGGAAGCCTTGGATGCACTTTTTGATGTATTTGCAGATGgtaaagaagcagaaaaggcggCGTTACAGATAAAGTTGCTTCCAACTCTGAAGGAATTTCAGCCAGTGTTCAGAATGAGG ATGCGAAAAGAAGGCAAAGGACAATATAGTACAGATCAACTGTGTGTTCTTGACAATGTGAAGATGAATTTGAGAAGATTCATTGCATATCAGGAGACATTAGGGAAAACCCCAACTTGA